AAAGGTTGTAATGAGCCGATGCCGCAGAACATCAGGCCCAATGGCCTTGATATCATCTGGAGTTACATAACCGCGACCCTTTAAAAAGGCATAGGCCTTCGCTGCCTGGGTCAAGTAAATGGTTGCTCGGGGCGAGGCACCATAGGCAATTAATTTTTTTAAATCGCCGAGTTTATGTTCTTCAGGTGAGCGTGTCGCATAAACGATATCCAGAATATAATTTTTAATTTTTTCATCCATATAAATCATGTAAATCACGGACCGCGCTTTCAGAATGTCCTGTGTATTGATGATCTCTCCCACAGAAATTTTTTGCCCGGTCGTCATCCTTTCCAGAATCTCTCGCTCCTCTTTTTTACTGGGATAATTAAGCTTGAGTTTCAACATAAATCGATCGACCTGAGCTTCAGGAAGCGGATAAGTCCCTTCTTGCTCAATGGGGTTCTGAGTCGCTAAAACGAGAAATGGTTCCTCCAAAGGAAATGTATTTTCACCCAAAGTCACCTGCTTTTCCTGCATCGCTTCGAGTAATGCGCTTTGAACCTTGGCTGGAGCCCGATTAATTTCATCGGCCAAAATAAGTTGAGAAAAAATGGGACCTTTTTTAGTTATAAATTGACTGTTTTTCGGATCATAAATCAGGGTTCCAAGCAAATCGGCAGGCAAAAGATCTGGCGTAAATTGAATTCTTTGAAATTTGGCTTGAATGGTTTGGGCAAGGGTCTTAACTGAAAGTGTCTTCGCAAGACCTGGAACTCCTTCAATCAAAACATGCCCATTGGCTAAAAGAGCAATCAGAAGCCGTTCAATCAAATAATCCTGTCCCACAATCACCTTACCTACTTCAGCCACAATCTGTTTAACGATCACACCCTCTTGTTGAATCTTCTCATTGATTTCTTTGATATTAAAATTCACAGACCCTCCTTCATGATTTTGATGAATAAAATAATCTAAGATTTGAGGTTCATTCTAGTATTTTGAACAAAATTGAGGGGAAAAATATTTCAACAGGATTGAAATATTGAGGGAATAAAAGGTTATTCTGGGGAAGTCATTCATTAACTGGCAGCTTGGTAATAAATAAATCGTCCGCAATGATCACAGTTAGCCGCTACATCTTTTCTTTGAATCTCCGCGTAGGTTGAAGTCGAGACCCCTATAAAACATCCTTGGCAGACAGCCTTAATGACAGGGACAACAGCATTAGAATCGCTCTTATTTCCTTTTAATCGCTCGTACCTTTTGACAATGAGGGAGTCTAATGTTTTGGTAAGATGAATCCGTTCCTTCTTCATCCCCTCCAATTTCTTAAGGAGACTTTTCTCACTGGCTTTAGGTTTTTTCTCAAGTTCGAAGGCGTCTTTAAGGATAGAACTGATCTCAAAGTCGAGTTTTTGAAGCTCAACAAGGTGGTCAACACGGATTTTTAGCACGATCAAAAACCTCCCCTTTATCAAGCCAGACCCTATCAAAATTCAAATAGCTTGTCAAGAGCTATGAGCACTGCATTCGAAACAACCTCTATACCCAAGCCGCTAGAAATTTTTGGACAGGCAATATCCTAATCCCATCTTTTAAGAAGTCCTTCTCACCATTCTGGGTGACCTGATACGAAAAGGGTATTTTGAGTTTGTCTTGAAAACAAAAAAGCTCTACATCCCACCCTTCACAGTCATGCCAATAATGACAGACTTTCAGAAGATGGGAGGCGACAAGATTTTCTAGGCGAGCGCCTGGTTTTTTCAAGTGACTCCAGTCCCAAAGATAAAGCTTCTTCTCTTTCCTCACACTTGCAATCCTTTTAGACTGATAGGGAGACAACCGAAAGCAATAATAAAAATTTTCACAGGTATCGAGCCAGTGACTGACCGTTCTATCTCTAGGCCCAAACCCTTTTCAGGGATCATCGGTTCATCCGGAGGTTTGAAAGAGGGGGTCTTTTTTAGAAGTTCTGCTACAGAAAAAGGATGAAGGCGATGGTAATGGTAACGACCTTGAAGCGAGTCACCTCCCCTTCGGTAAATATC
The genomic region above belongs to Chlamydiota bacterium and contains:
- a CDS encoding AAA family ATPase, with product MNFNIKEINEKIQQEGVIVKQIVAEVGKVIVGQDYLIERLLIALLANGHVLIEGVPGLAKTLSVKTLAQTIQAKFQRIQFTPDLLPADLLGTLIYDPKNSQFITKKGPIFSQLILADEINRAPAKVQSALLEAMQEKQVTLGENTFPLEEPFLVLATQNPIEQEGTYPLPEAQVDRFMLKLKLNYPSKKEEREILERMTTGQKISVGEIINTQDILKARSVIYMIYMDEKIKNYILDIVYATRSPEEHKLGDLKKLIAYGASPRATIYLTQAAKAYAFLKGRGYVTPDDIKAIGPDVLRHRLITTFEAESEEITSDSIIKKIFEEIEVP